A window of Pirellulales bacterium contains these coding sequences:
- a CDS encoding parallel beta-helix domain-containing protein — protein MKSSLEWFALVACFGFLSLASATAAEEEKYPERNAAAPAVSAQSIRGTFTVSPGQSIQAAVDRARPGDRIQVMPGAYSETVTIDFDDIEFVGLVQNGERPVFDGKNKLNDAVLVSGNNFVVSGFEIRDYKGNGVVVNKAKNATFKNLVCHNTGKYGVYPVLCQGVLVDGCVVSDVWDAGVYAGQCNDVTIQNCESYRCTIGMETENCVNVLMANNSAHQNSLGLLVVLLPDLPTTVASNARVINNRVLDNNYPNTSPPGNTVNLVEPGIGIAVNAADNTEVTKNEVRGHGSYGIAMYALTDVFPPEHKLNVEPNPDGNYIHDNALAENGQNPSKRMKSLGAPGGDLFWSGKGVGNGWSEATDKSFPAKLPGWSGNAGAAGGGR, from the coding sequence ATGAAATCCTCGCTGGAATGGTTTGCCCTGGTGGCGTGCTTCGGATTTTTATCGCTCGCCAGCGCGACAGCGGCCGAAGAGGAGAAATACCCGGAGCGCAATGCCGCGGCGCCGGCGGTCAGTGCGCAGTCGATTCGCGGGACGTTTACGGTCAGTCCCGGTCAGTCGATTCAGGCGGCCGTCGATAGGGCTCGCCCCGGCGATCGCATTCAGGTGATGCCTGGCGCTTACAGCGAGACCGTGACGATTGATTTCGACGATATCGAGTTCGTCGGCCTGGTGCAAAATGGCGAGCGCCCGGTGTTCGACGGCAAAAACAAGCTGAACGATGCTGTCTTGGTCTCGGGCAATAACTTCGTCGTCTCGGGATTCGAGATTCGCGACTACAAAGGGAACGGCGTCGTCGTGAACAAGGCCAAGAATGCGACGTTCAAGAACCTGGTCTGCCATAACACCGGCAAGTACGGCGTCTATCCCGTGCTTTGCCAGGGGGTGCTGGTCGACGGTTGCGTCGTCAGCGACGTGTGGGACGCGGGCGTGTATGCCGGCCAATGCAATGACGTCACGATCCAGAATTGCGAGTCGTACCGCTGCACGATCGGCATGGAGACCGAGAATTGCGTCAACGTGCTGATGGCCAACAATTCGGCCCATCAGAATTCGCTCGGTTTGCTCGTGGTACTGTTGCCGGACCTGCCGACGACCGTGGCTTCGAACGCGCGGGTGATCAATAACCGCGTGCTGGACAACAATTATCCGAACACCTCGCCACCGGGAAATACCGTAAACCTGGTCGAGCCGGGTATCGGCATCGCCGTGAACGCGGCCGACAACACCGAAGTCACGAAGAACGAAGTGCGCGGCCACGGGTCGTATGGCATCGCGATGTACGCGTTGACCGACGTGTTCCCGCCCGAGCACAAGTTGAACGTCGAGCCGAACCCCGACGGCAATTACATTCACGACAACGCACTGGCCGAGAACGGTCAGAATCCGTCGAAGCGGATGAAGAGTCTCGGCGCGCCAGGCGGCGATTTGTTCTGGAGCGGCAAGGGAGTTGGCAACGGCTGGAGCGAAGCGACCGACAAGAGCTTCCCAGCGAAATTGCCCGGCTGGAGCGGCAATGCCGGCGCTGCCGGCGGCGGACGGTAG